In the genome of Notamacropus eugenii isolate mMacEug1 chromosome 5, mMacEug1.pri_v2, whole genome shotgun sequence, one region contains:
- the KLK7 gene encoding kallikrein-7, which translates to MARVCCLWVLQLLLLAAGTWTQGRVEETEREGEKIIEGKDCDRGSHPWQVALFSGNQLHCGGVLVARNWVLTAAHCMMNSYNVHLGRHNLKAKERGSQVIQATRSYRHPQYSTTTHVNDLMLIKLQRPARLGTNVKPITLPSKCASPGTSCTVSGWGTTTSPQSTYPDVLQCTNVNLISTSDCKKIYKDLLKQSMLCAGIPNSKTNACNGDSGGPLVCGGVLQGLVSWGTFPCGQPNDPGVYTEVCKFIPWIQRTMRS; encoded by the exons ATGGCTCGGGTGTGCTGCCTTTGGGTgctacagctgctgctgctggcagCTGGCACTTGGACCCAGGGGAGAGTGGAGG AGactgagagggaaggagagaagatcaTTGAAGGGAAGGATTGTGACCGGGGCTCCCACCCCTGGCAGGTGGCCCTGTTCAGTGGAAATCAGCTGCACTGTGGTGGAGTGCTTGTGGCTAGGAACTGGGTGCTTACAGCTGCCCACTGCATGATGAA TTCGTACAATGTGCACTTGGGCAGACATAATCTGAAGGCGAAAGAGAGAGGCTCCCAAGTGATCCAGGCTACCAGGTCATACCGACATCCTCAATACTCTACCACCACCCATGTCAATGACCTCATGCTGATAAAGCTACAGAGACCAGCCAGGCTTGGGACCAACGTCAAACCTATCACTCTACCCTCCAAATGTGCCTCACCAGGCACCTCCTGCACTGTCTCTGGCTGGGGCACCACCACCAGCCCACAGT CAACATATCCAGATGTACTCCAGTGTACAAATGTGAACCTCATTTCCACTTCGGACTGCAAGAAGATTTATAAGGACCTATTGAAACAATCCATGCTGTGTGCTGGTATCCCAAACTCTAAAACCAATGCATGCAAT GGTGACTCTGGGGGACCTTTGGTGTGTGGTGGAGTCTTGCAAGGCCTGGTGTCCTGGGGAACCTTCCCTTGTGGCCAGCCCAATGACCCTGGTGTCTACACTGAAGTTTGCAAATTTATTCCCTGGATCCAGAGAACCATGAGgagttga